The window TTCAACGATCAGAATCACTCAATGCCGCGAGTTGGTCTGCCTGATATTCCTGAATCAAAGGAGCGACTACGAAATCAAGGCTACCCTCCATAATTGTGTCCAGGCGATAGAGTGTCAGATTGATGCGGTGGTCGGTGATTCGGTTTTGGGGATAATTGTAGGTACGAATTTTTTCAGAGCGGTCACCGCTCCCCACCAATAGGCGACGTGTGGCGGATTGTTCTGATTGTTGGCGTTCTTGTTCAACGGAGAGCAACTTGGCCTGGAGGACGGACATCGCGCGGGCACGATTCTTGTGTTGGGAGCGTTCCTCTTGGCATTCCACCACGATGCCGCTTGGCAGGTGGGTAATACGAATAGCGGATTCGGTCTTGTTTACGTGCTGCCCACCTGCCCCACTGGAGCGGAAGGTATCCACTTTGAGGTCTGCGGGATTAATCGGTGTCTCTTCTACCGCGTCCAGTTCCGGTATCACCGCCACGGTGCAGGCCGAAGTGTGGATACGGCCCTGGGCTTCGGTGGCGGGGACACGTTGCACACGGTGAGCCCCGGACTCAAACTTGAGTTGCGAGTACGCACCCTGACCAACTATCCGCGTGATCGCCTCCTTGTAGCCGCCGGCCTCTCCGGCACTGGCGCTCAATATCTCGAATTGCCAGCCGCGACTCTCTGCGTAACGGGTATACATGCGCAGCAGATCCCCTGCGAATAGAGCCGCCTCGTTACCCCCGGTCCCGGCCCTGATCTCCAGGAACAGGTTACTGTCATCGTGGGGATCGCGGGGCAACATCAGGACCTGCAACGATTTTTCTAGTTCAAGGATTCGTTCTTTGGCAACGAGTAACTCATCGTTGGCCAGGGCGCGCAACTCGAGGTCGTCATCACGAAGCAAGGTTTGTGCCGCTTCCTGCTCGGTCAGGGCACCACGCAACTGGGCGTAGGTCTCCACAACGGGGCCAAGTTGGGCATATTCCACGGACAAAGCACGGAAACGATCCGGTTTGGAGAGGATTTCGCCGTCGGCGAGTAAGGCTGCCAGTTCTTCGCGGCGTTCCGTCAGGCTGTCGAGTTTGGTTTGGATCGAGGGATTCACGGTAATGGACGCAAGGAGTTTCGGAAAATCAATTTGTTACTGCACGAGTATGGCATCCTGGGGGGATGAAGGTGGCAGCCCTGCTAGTCATGACAAAAGGACCAGCATTGTACGCTGTTACCGTTGATTCACGGTAACCCGTTGATATTTCGCTCTCCCTATACCAAATTCAGGTACCCTCGTCTTAGAATGGGCAGACGGCGAGTGAATACCTCCACCATTCGCTCAAATCTCCCCAAGGTTTCATAGATCCACGGTAAACCATTGAAATGAAAGCCGCGCAGTCTACCACAAGAACCACGGAAATGGACGATAAATATTGCCATCATCATTTTTGCGGCAAAGACCTGTCTAAATGAACCGCCGCCCTGACCCAGTATTATTATTGCTTGCCTGTTTTTGGTTATTAGTTTTGGGCGGTAGCTGGTGGGTAGCTGATTATTGGATGAAATCTCAAGCCAACCCCAATCCACGGCCAACGATCACTGCGGTCGGGGAGGTTGTCCTGGAGCGGAATCGCGAGGGGCATTATGTCGTAAGTGGTGAAATTAACGGCTATCCTGTCACCTTTATGATAGATACCGGCGCAACTGATGTGGCCCTATCCGCACGACTTGCACGTAAACTCGGTCTTGATAGTAATGAGAAAGTTCTAATCAAGACCGCCAACGGTACGGCAACGGGATTTGTTGTACGCTTGGCAACGGTGCATCTCGGGAACATTGATATGCATAATGTTGATGCAACGATTCTCAGAATCGATGATGGATAATGTAGTATTGCTCGGGATGAGTTTCCTAAAACATTTAGAATTTACGCAACGCGAGCGACGGCTTTTCTTGCGTGCCCCGCAGGCAAATGCCGTGCGTTTGCACGAGAAATAACAGAAATTACCACATGTCGTTTCGGTAAATCCCCTAGCGTTTTATCTTCCCTTCACACTGGATGAAACCCATGCCTACGTTATTCGACCCCTTGCCATTAGGTGAGTTACTCCTTCCCAATCGTATCATTATGGCGCCGCTGACGCGCAGCCGTGCCAGTGCGACGGGTGTACCAAATGCACTGATAGCGGCCTATTATGCCCAGCGAGCGAGTGCGGGGCTAATTATTTCCGAGGCCACCGTGGTTACCCCGATGGGAATCGGTTATGCAAATACCCCTGGGATCTGGTCAGATGAACAGGTTGCGGGTTGGCAATTGGTGACGCAGGCGGTACATGCGGCGGGTGGACGTATTTTCCTGCAATTGTGGCATACCGGCCGCGTTTCGCATCCGCTATTTCTAAACGGTGCGCTACCGGTTGCGCCCAGTGCGATTGCACCCGAGGGGCAGGTGAGCCTAGTTCGGCCGGAAACCCCTTACGTGGTGCCGCGTGCGTTGGAAATACAGGAGATCCCCGCTATTGTCGCAGCGTATCGGAAAGGCGCGGAAAATGCGCAAAGCGCCGGTTTTGACGGTGTCGAGATCCATGGCGCGAATGGCTATCTGCTCGATCAGTTTTTGCAGGATAGTTCTAATCGACGCACGGATGACTATGGTGGGTCTATGGAGAATCGTGCACGGTTAATGTTGGAGGTCATTGATTCTGCAATTGCGGTATGGGGTGCGGGTCGGGTTGGGTTGCATCTTGCGCCACGTGGTGATGCCCACAGTATGGGCGATTCCAATCCTCTGGCGACCTTTGGCTACGTTGCAAAAGAGGCTACTCGACGCGGAATTGCCTTCCTTTGTGTGCGCGAGCACGACGGCCCCGACCGGATAGGACCGCAGATCAAACGAGAGTTTGGTGCGGTCTATATTGCTAACGAAGGTTTTGTGCAAGAGACCGCTGAGCAATTGCTTGTCAATGGCGATGCGGATGCAGTTGCGTTTGGTCGGTTATATATCTCCAATCCTGATTTACCAAGGCGTTTTGCGTCGAATGCCTCCCTCAATGAACCCAATCCAGCAATGTTTTTCGGTGGCGGTGCGGAGGGGTATACCGATTATCCTACGCTGTAAAATATCGGTCTTGGTCATCGTTTCGTCAGGTTACGGTCAATTGCTCCGAAGAAGCGTAATGAGATAGCCTGTGGGCTACGTGGGGGCGTCGCACTCGCTACGCTTCTCTGTGATTCTCTGTCAATGCGTAAGTTCTATGTTTGGTCGAAAACCCTCTTGATTTTGCAACCCAGAGGGTTGCGAAACACAAAATCGGGGTTTTCGGCCAAGCACTACTTAGCAAACGGTTTACTCCATATCCGTAGGGACGAACAAGATTGAGGTCAAAGTAAAGGAAAGGACTAGATAGAAGAGGCTCAATCCTGTCGCCAACGTTGGGGAGGTATCCAAGGCATGGCGCAGGATATGACTCAATACGGTCAAGCTCCAGACCAGGAGACCCAACATCACCAGAAAGGGGAGCTGATCAATGTTTTGGTCCGCGTGCTCTAGTGCGGCGTACCAGGCATTCAGGGGCAAGGCCACGACCGTAAGCAACCCGAGCGCCCCAAGAACCGCTGTCAGGGTTTGAGCGATGCGATGCTCAAAGCGCCACACACGCAAAGTTATCCACACCAGCGAGACCAGTAGAAAGGTGTCTACCACTGAGATCCCTACCGACGGTAGGGGAGGAAAATTGGTCAGGGAAACTAATATCCCTGCCAAGAAGTAGAGCAATAAAGATACTTGGAGCAGAAAACGCGAGGAGGGAACATCCTGGGGACCCGCTTGGAGCAAGAGGATGTTTATAAATAGCTTAAGTATGATAGACATAAGTCTCAGACACCGAAATATTTGGCCATTGGATGATGAACAACGATGGCAGAGGTAGATTCTTCGGGCCAAAGCTGGTCCTCCTCCCCGAGGACGACGCCGATACGCTGTGCATCCAACAATTCCAAGATCTTATCCTGGTCGGCGAGGTTGGGGCAGGCGGGATAGCCAAAGGAATAACGCGATCCACGGTAGTGCTGTTTGATCATTTCGTGAAGGTCTCGGGAATCCTCATGGCCAAATCCCAGTTCGGTACGGATGCGTTTATGGACCCACTCTGCCAGCCCTTCCACCCCCTCAACGTTGATTCCATGCCAGTACAGGTATTCCTGATAGCGATCAGAGGAAAATAAGATGCGGGCGTGATCCGCAGCGCGCTGACCGACTGTCACGAGTTGGAAGGCAACGACATCCACCTCCTCCGTTGTTACGCTCCGAAAGAAGTCGGCGATGCACAGCCCCCGTGCGGTGGTCTGACGCGGAAAAGTGAACCGCAACCGCTCGCGACGCCCCTGAAAATCTTCGTAGACGATAAGGTCATTACCCTGTGACTGGCACGGGAAATAACCATAAAGCGCCGCAGGTTGTAAGATGTTTGCGGCCTCACTCTCCTGCACCAAACGGGCGAGGATGGGGTCCACTTCACGGCGAATCCAAGCAGCGTATTCCGCAGGGGTGCGTCCTCCGCTCTTGAATCCCCACTGAAATTTGTAGAGGGCAGTACGATTGATGTAGGGCACTACCGTGCCGAGGGGGATACGTTCGAGACAGCGGGTACCGACAAAAGGGGGGGTGGGTACAGGATTGTTTTGTGAAACGACGGGAGGGATCGTGGTCGTCAAGGACGGCTCCTAAAAGGACATTCCTGCGCACGGCAAAGCGAAAATGGCGCGAAGATGCGATATCACTGGGGATATTTTACAGTAACGATCTGAGGATCCAGAAGCAAAGAGCGTTTTTCCATGCCTGGCGCTGGGGGTAAACCAAGGAGCTTGAGGATGGTGGGTGCGACAGCCGAGAGACCGGCCCCTGTTGCCAACTGCCAGGGGACATCATCAATTACTAAGCAGGGTACCGGATAAAGGGTGTGCTGTGTGTGGGGCTGACCGGTAATCGGGTCTACCATTTCTTCGCAATTACCATGGTCAGCCGTGAGCACAACGGAATAACCGTGACTCACTGCGGTGTCCAATACTCTCCCAACCTCGCGGTCCAAGACCTCTACTGCCCGAATTACCGCCTCCCGTATTGCCGTGTGTCCCACCATATCACCGTTGGCGAAATTGACGACGATGAAGGGATACTCCCCACTCTGAATAGCTCCAATTACCGTATCTGCAACCTGAGCGGCACTCATTTCAGGTTGTTGATCGTAACTGGCCACACGGGGGGACGGTAACATCACACGTTCCTCTCCCGGAAAAGACTCCTCATTCCCTCCATTAAAAAAGAAGGTGACGTGGGCGTATTTTTCGGTTTCGGCGCAATGGAACTGACGTAACCCCGCGTGACTCACCTCTGCGCTCAAGAGATTTTTCACCACATCGGTGGTAAAGGCCACGGGTAAGTTAAAGGTCGAATCGTATTCGGTCATGCAGGTGACACGTACCGAACAATAATCCGACCCCCGCTCAAAGGAAAAGAATTCCTTGCCACTCAGGGCTAACGTAAATTGACGAACGCGGTCGCTACGAAAGTTGAAAAATATAACCTCGTCACCAGGGACAATAGCCTGAAAGTGTGGCAAGAGTGTCGGTCGGATGAATTCGTCACCTTCCTCTCGGGCATAGGCGGCCTCGACAGCGGCTTGGTAGTCCTCAGCGTATTCGCCAACCCCGTGGATCAGGGCATTCCAGGCGAGTTGGAGACGTTCCCAGCGTTGGTCGCGGTCCATCGCATAGTAACGACCGCAGATGGAGCCGACATGCCCCCCCACTCGGCCGAGAGCCACCTCCAGCGGAGAGAGGAAGGTCAGAGCAGATCGCGGTGGCGTATCTCGACCATCAGTAATGGCATGGACTTGAGGTATACAGCCACGGCGGTGACACAACTCAACCAAAGCGAGTAGATGATTGAGGTGGGAGTGGATCCCCCCGTCAGAGACTAGACCAACGAGGTGCAGCGGCCGTCCCGTACCACGGGCATTGTCCACGGCCATCGTCAGGGCCGAATTGTCAAAGAAACTACCATCCGTGATGGCATCATCGATACGCACCAGGCTTTGACGAAGAATGCAACCAGAACCTAGGGTTAGGTGGCCGACCTCGGAATTGCCCATCTGACCATTCGGCAGCCCAACCGCCTGACCCGAGGCCTGTAATACGGTGTGAGGGTGGTGAGCGAAGTATTTGTCCAACCGTGGGGTACGAGCCAACGCAACGGCGTTATGGGCACGACTGGGATTAAGTCCGAAGCCATCCAGAATTACCAGAAGGGCAGGGCGGCGCGGCGCCCGAAACGCCAGGGTGGGGTTGGGCATGAATTACTCTGAAGTGCATCTGTAGAAAACCAGTGTAATCACTCCCTCCCTCCCTCCCGTGGGGAGGGGGGAATAATTATGGTCGGTGGCTTACATCCCTGCGTTTTGGGTTCTGGTAATCTCTGCCGGAATGACAAATAGGCGGCAACTTCGGTTAAATAAGTAAACGAAGGGTCGCTGGTTAACTGGATAACCGCAAGATCCATCCACGCTGCGGATCGATCGATTACACCCTTACACCGCTGCTAACGGTATAACTATCTAGCACCTTCAAATAATTTGCGTGTTCAAAGGACGCCGGTACGATGGCATGAGCCTGCGAAACACCACCCTTCATCTCTGCAAGGGAGCTGTATTCGTTTTGGGTCATCCATTCACTCACTCCAGAAAGAATTTTCGTAATCACGGAAGGACCATGCTGCAACAACGCGCTACACAACTGAGTGACATCCGCCCCAGCGAGTACCATTTTGAGGACATCCGATGCAGTGTGAACACCTCCCGTGGCCCCCAACGATAGCTTGACCTGATTGCGAAGGATACCAATCCAACGCATGGCGAGTAGTGATTCCGCCGAGGTTGAGAGGACCAAATTCGGCACCACCTGGAGCGTTTGTAGGTCGATACTGGGTTGGTAGAACCGATTGAACATTACTACCCCCGCCGCCCCTGCCACTTCGAGACGTTTAACAAAATGGGGGAGAGCACTAAATTGTGGACCGATCTTCATCGCAATAGGAAGATTTACCTGGCCACGCAGATCTTCCAATAGTGTCAGGTAATGATCTTCAATCGTTGCTGAAGATTCCTTGGGATCGGTCGCGATGTGGTAAACATTAAGTTCCAAGGCATCTGCGCCAGCCTCTTGGAGATCCTTGCCGTATTGGACCCAACCACTCCGAGTAACACCATTGAGACTGGCGATGACCGGAATATCGAGGCTATTCTTCAGCGCCGCGAGCTGATCGAGGTAACGCTCTACCGCGCTTTTAAAAGCCGCAGGAACCGGACGATAGCTACTTGCCTCGGGGTCACCGATGTCCTGGTAGAGCAGGAAACGATTCAGTGCCATTTCTTCGTCGATAATCTCTTCTTCGAATAGAGAATACATAACGATGGCCGAGGCCCCTGCATCTTCCAGGCGGCGCGCCGTGTCGAGATTGTGCGACAGCGGACCGGCGGAAGGAACGAGAGGATTTTTTAGATTGAGACCCAGGTAATTGGTGCTGAGATCCACAGTATCGATTCTCTGGTTCGTGAAATGGACGAAAGGACAGCGTGGCAAGTAACCAAAAGAAAAACCGAAAGCATTTCACTTTTAGGTACATAGAATATTCCTGATATTCTGAATTTCTTTTGGTTTTATCTGACCACGCTGCTCTTTATCTTTTGTATAACAACGCTAATAACTAAAGTCCGGCAAGCTGTTCATAGCGGCGAAAGCGAGCCTGAACTTCGGCCTGAGCCTGGACCAAGAAGCGCTCGGCTTCCTCGGGATGGCTACGGAACAGCATATTGAAGCGGGCCTCGGTGGTAATAAAGTCCTTGTAGGCAAGGGAGGGCTTCTTGGAATCCAGGGATAGCGGATTTTCTCCCTTGGCCGCACGCCGCGGATCGTAGCGGAATAGCGGCCAGTGTCCGCTATCTACCGCCAATTCCTGCTGGGTAAGGTTGCGTGCCAGATCCACCCCGTGAGCAATGCAGGGGCTATAGGCCAAGATCAGGGACGGACCAGGATAGGATTCCGCCTCCAGGAAGGCACGCAGAGTCTGCTGGTCCTTGGCTCCAAAGGCAACCTGGGCGACGTAGACATGACCATAGGCAATTGCAATGAGGGCGAGATCCTTCTTGGCGGTCTGTTTACCCGAGGCCGCAAACTTGGCCACGGCACCCAATGGGGTAGCTTTCGAGGTTTGACCTCCGGTATTGGAATAGACCTCGGTGTCGAGTACCAACATATTCACATCCCTTCCCACTGCAAGGACGTGATCGACCCCCCCGAAACCAATGTCATAGGCCCAGCCGTCACCCCCAAAGGCCCAAACACTCTTGCGCACCAGAATATCGGCAATGTTCACTAGGTGACGAGCCGTAGGGATATTTACCGTCGCAAGGGCGGTCTTGAGCGCCTCCACACGTGTACGTTGCTCGTAGATCCCCGCCTCATTGGATTGGTCAGCGTTGAGTAGTGCATCGACCAAAATACCGCCGATCTGTTCGCGCAGGGTCCTCAGCAATGCCTGTGCCTGTTCTACCTGTTTGTCGATGGCCACCCGTATGCCGAGGGTGAATTCGGCATTATCCTCGAACAGCGAATTGTTCCACGCAGGACCACGACCATCGGGATTAACGGTATAGGGGGTGGTGGGTAGGTTGCCGCCGTAGATGGATGAACATCCAGTGGCATTGCCGATCACCATCCGGTCGCCGAAGAGTTGGGTGGCAAGTTTGACATAAGGCGTCTCGCCACAACCCACGCAGGCCCCAGAGAATTCGAACAACGGCTGAAGAAGCATGGCCCCCTTGATAGTGGTCTCCTTGACCTTGCGCCGATCGTATTCGGGTAGTCGTAGGAAATAGTCCCAGTACTTCTTCTCGCGCTCACGCAGCGGCGGCTGGGGCTCCATATTGAGCGCTTTATGCTGAGCATTGGACTTATCACGCACGGGGCAGACCTCAACGCACAGCCCACAACCGGTGCAATCCTCAGGGGCAACCTGGTAGATAACGTGCAATCCGGCCTCGAACTCCTTCCCTTTGATCGGGACGTGTTTGAAACCTTCAGGGGCATCCGCCAGATCCTCAACGCGCGCCACCTTACTACGGATGGCGGCGTGGGGGCAGACCAGCGGACACTTACCGCAGTGGATACATAGTTTCTCTTCCCAGATGGGGATCTCCAAGGCCAGATTGCGTTTTTCCCAGCGTGCCGTATCCACCGGCCAGGTACCGTCGACGGGCAGGCAGGAAACCGGGAGATCGTCACCATGGCCACCGGAAATGGGACCGATGACACGCTGCACAAATTCCGGCGCCTCCGCCGATATCGTGGGCGCACGTTCCCAACGGCTCGTTACCTCTTTGGGGTGCTCAATTTTGTGCAGCGCCGCTACCGTTTGGTCGATAGCCGCAAAATTGCTCTCGACTAGGTGCCGCGCACGCTTGCCATAGGTCTTCTCCACCGCTTTCTTGATACGAATAATCGCCTGTTCCTGCGGCAGCACCCCGGAGATAGCAAAAAAGCAAGTCTGCATGATGGTATTGATCCGTCGCCCCATACCCGACTGTGCTGCTACCCCATAGGCGTCTACCGCCCAGAGCGCAATATCCTTGTCGATGATGGTTTGTTGCAGGGAACGCGGCAGACTGTCCCACACCTTTTCTGGAGAATAGGGGCTGTTGAGCAGAAACACTGATCCAGGCGCGGCCTTCTCCAAAACATCGTAGCGTTCCAAGAACACCGGCTGGTGACAACCCACGAATTGGGCCTCGTTGCGACCGATGAGGTAGGGCGAACGGATGGGGCGTTGCGAAAAACGTAGATGAGAGACCGTGACTGCCCCAGCTTTCTTGGAGTCGTAGACGAAATAGCCCTGAGCGTATTTTTCCTCAGCGGCATCAAGCACCTTTTCCTCACCGTCGGCGGGCGCCATCGGCTCGCCGAGGATCTTGATGGTGTTTTTATTGGCGCTGACCGTACCATCCGAACCCAGGCCGTAGAACACGGCACACACCGCTTCCCGAGAGGTATCGGAGCGGAAACTTGGGTCATAGCTAATGCTGGAACGAGTAACGTCGTCGTTGATACCGACCGTAAAGTGGTTCTTGGGCGCAGGCTGTGACAATTCGTCGAATACGCCCTTGACCATGGCCGGGGTAAATTCTTTAGACGATAACCCATACCGTCCACCAACAATGCGCGGCAGCTGGGTGAAGTGAGAGACACCACTGGTCCAGGCATCGGTCACGGCGGTGACCACATCTTTGTAGAGGGGTTCGCCGTCGGCCCCAACCTCTTTGGTGCGATCCAACACGGCTATTTTGGTAGCCGTCGTGGGTAGGGCCGCAAGCAGACCGATAGGGAAGAATGGACGATAGAGGCGTACCCGAACCATGCCCACTTTTTCTCCACGGGCGGTAAGGTGTTTTACCGTTTCCTCGGCTACCTCTGCGCCAGAACCCATCAGAATGATGACGCGCTCGGCATTCGCAGCCCCCACGTACTCAAACAACTGATACTTGCGACCCGTCAGGGTAGCGAAGGAGTCCATTGCTTGTTGAACAATAATGGGCATCCGTTCGTACCAGGGGTTAACGGTTTCCTGGACTTGGAAGGAAACGTCGGGGTTCTGGGAGGTGCCGCGAATGACTGGGTGGTCTGGAGATAGGGCACGCTGCTGATGAGCGAGGACCCAGGCATCGTCGATCATCGCACGCACCGTGGCGTGGGAGACCTCTTCGATTTTGGCTACCTCGTGCGAGGTACGAAAGCCATCGAAAAAGTGAACGATGGGTACTCGTCCTTCCAGCGTCGCCGCCTGAGAGATGAGGGCAAAATCCATGACCTCCTGCACGGAACACGAACAGAGGAGGGCAAATCCGGTGCTACGCACCGCCATTACATCACTGTGATCACCGAAGATAGACAACGCTGCATGGGCAAGTGAACGCGCGGCGACGTGAAAGACAACAGGGGTCAACTCGCCGGCAACCTTGTACATGGTCGGGATCATCAGGAGCAGACCCTGAGATGCGGTAAAGGTAGTTGCTAGGGTCCCCGCCTGGATTGCTCCGTGAACCGTCGCAGCGGCCCCGGCTTCGCTCTGCATTTCGACAACCTGGGGGACAGTGCCCCATAGGTTGAGGCGGCCCTGAGAGGACCATTCATCCGCCAGTTCCCCCATCGACGACGATGGGGTAATGGGATAGATCGCAATGACCTCGTTAGTTAGGTGTGCGATAGCTGCTGCGGCCTCGTTGCCTTCGAGGGTGATCAAGTTGGGTTGCGGTGCCATATGAAACCTTGTGGGTCAGACGAAACCTTGTGGGCCAAACGGATTGCAATCTCAACCATTTAACTCGCTATCCCCACTTCCTTACCTAGGTAGATGTGGTGCGGAGACAGGGAACGAAACGGTTACTTGGGATCGGTATCACTCAACAACATCAAGACTCAACAACGAGCGAAACAGATCCGCTGCAATATGCTGCATTGTTACGGTTGCAGCATAGTGTTAGGCAGGGCCTTGGTAGTTGTTTCGACCACCGACCTCACCTTGCCAGGAAAACCCGACCATTTG is drawn from Gammaproteobacteria bacterium and contains these coding sequences:
- the prfA gene encoding peptide chain release factor RF1, whose amino-acid sequence is MNPSIQTKLDSLTERREELAALLADGEILSKPDRFRALSVEYAQLGPVVETYAQLRGALTEQEAAQTLLRDDDLELRALANDELLVAKERILELEKSLQVLMLPRDPHDDSNLFLEIRAGTGGNEAALFAGDLLRMYTRYAESRGWQFEILSASAGEAGGYKEAITRIVGQGAYSQLKFESGAHRVQRVPATEAQGRIHTSACTVAVIPELDAVEETPINPADLKVDTFRSSGAGGQHVNKTESAIRITHLPSGIVVECQEERSQHKNRARAMSVLQAKLLSVEQERQQSEQSATRRLLVGSGDRSEKIRTYNYPQNRITDHRINLTLYRLDTIMEGSLDFVVAPLIQEYQADQLAALSDSDR
- a CDS encoding aspartyl protease family protein, with the translated sequence MNRRPDPVLLLLACFWLLVLGGSWWVADYWMKSQANPNPRPTITAVGEVVLERNREGHYVVSGEINGYPVTFMIDTGATDVALSARLARKLGLDSNEKVLIKTANGTATGFVVRLATVHLGNIDMHNVDATILRIDDG
- a CDS encoding hypothetical protein (Evidence 5 : Unknown function), with amino-acid sequence MLMQRFSESMMDNVVLLGMSFLKHLEFTQRERRLFLRAPQANAVRLHEK
- the nemA gene encoding N-ethylmaleimide reductase → MPTLFDPLPLGELLLPNRIIMAPLTRSRASATGVPNALIAAYYAQRASAGLIISEATVVTPMGIGYANTPGIWSDEQVAGWQLVTQAVHAAGGRIFLQLWHTGRVSHPLFLNGALPVAPSAIAPEGQVSLVRPETPYVVPRALEIQEIPAIVAAYRKGAENAQSAGFDGVEIHGANGYLLDQFLQDSSNRRTDDYGGSMENRARLMLEVIDSAIAVWGAGRVGLHLAPRGDAHSMGDSNPLATFGYVAKEATRRGIAFLCVREHDGPDRIGPQIKREFGAVYIANEGFVQETAEQLLVNGDADAVAFGRLYISNPDLPRRFASNASLNEPNPAMFFGGGAEGYTDYPTL
- a CDS encoding conserved membrane hypothetical protein (Evidence 4 : Unknown function but conserved in other organisms), with the translated sequence MSIILKLFINILLLQAGPQDVPSSRFLLQVSLLLYFLAGILVSLTNFPPLPSVGISVVDTFLLVSLVWITLRVWRFEHRIAQTLTAVLGALGLLTVVALPLNAWYAALEHADQNIDQLPFLVMLGLLVWSLTVLSHILRHALDTSPTLATGLSLFYLVLSFTLTSILFVPTDME
- a CDS encoding AdoMet activation domain-containing protein, with translation MTTTIPPVVSQNNPVPTPPFVGTRCLERIPLGTVVPYINRTALYKFQWGFKSGGRTPAEYAAWIRREVDPILARLVQESEAANILQPAALYGYFPCQSQGNDLIVYEDFQGRRERLRFTFPRQTTARGLCIADFFRSVTTEEVDVVAFQLVTVGQRAADHARILFSSDRYQEYLYWHGINVEGVEGLAEWVHKRIRTELGFGHEDSRDLHEMIKQHYRGSRYSFGYPACPNLADQDKILELLDAQRIGVVLGEEDQLWPEESTSAIVVHHPMAKYFGV
- the gpmI gene encoding 2,3-bisphosphoglycerate-independent phosphoglycerate mutase, which produces MPNPTLAFRAPRRPALLVILDGFGLNPSRAHNAVALARTPRLDKYFAHHPHTVLQASGQAVGLPNGQMGNSEVGHLTLGSGCILRQSLVRIDDAITDGSFFDNSALTMAVDNARGTGRPLHLVGLVSDGGIHSHLNHLLALVELCHRRGCIPQVHAITDGRDTPPRSALTFLSPLEVALGRVGGHVGSICGRYYAMDRDQRWERLQLAWNALIHGVGEYAEDYQAAVEAAYAREEGDEFIRPTLLPHFQAIVPGDEVIFFNFRSDRVRQFTLALSGKEFFSFERGSDYCSVRVTCMTEYDSTFNLPVAFTTDVVKNLLSAEVSHAGLRQFHCAETEKYAHVTFFFNGGNEESFPGEERVMLPSPRVASYDQQPEMSAAQVADTVIGAIQSGEYPFIVVNFANGDMVGHTAIREAVIRAVEVLDREVGRVLDTAVSHGYSVVLTADHGNCEEMVDPITGQPHTQHTLYPVPCLVIDDVPWQLATGAGLSAVAPTILKLLGLPPAPGMEKRSLLLDPQIVTVKYPQ
- a CDS encoding dihydroorotate dehydrogenase (fumarate); translation: MDLSTNYLGLNLKNPLVPSAGPLSHNLDTARRLEDAGASAIVMYSLFEEEIIDEEMALNRFLLYQDIGDPEASSYRPVPAAFKSAVERYLDQLAALKNSLDIPVIASLNGVTRSGWVQYGKDLQEAGADALELNVYHIATDPKESSATIEDHYLTLLEDLRGQVNLPIAMKIGPQFSALPHFVKRLEVAGAAGVVMFNRFYQPSIDLQTLQVVPNLVLSTSAESLLAMRWIGILRNQVKLSLGATGGVHTASDVLKMVLAGADVTQLCSALLQHGPSVITKILSGVSEWMTQNEYSSLAEMKGGVSQAHAIVPASFEHANYLKVLDSYTVSSGVRV
- the ydbK gene encoding putative pyruvate-flavodoxin oxidoreductase (Evidence 3 : Putative function from multiple computational evidences), whose translation is MAPQPNLITLEGNEAAAAIAHLTNEVIAIYPITPSSSMGELADEWSSQGRLNLWGTVPQVVEMQSEAGAAATVHGAIQAGTLATTFTASQGLLLMIPTMYKVAGELTPVVFHVAARSLAHAALSIFGDHSDVMAVRSTGFALLCSCSVQEVMDFALISQAATLEGRVPIVHFFDGFRTSHEVAKIEEVSHATVRAMIDDAWVLAHQQRALSPDHPVIRGTSQNPDVSFQVQETVNPWYERMPIIVQQAMDSFATLTGRKYQLFEYVGAANAERVIILMGSGAEVAEETVKHLTARGEKVGMVRVRLYRPFFPIGLLAALPTTATKIAVLDRTKEVGADGEPLYKDVVTAVTDAWTSGVSHFTQLPRIVGGRYGLSSKEFTPAMVKGVFDELSQPAPKNHFTVGINDDVTRSSISYDPSFRSDTSREAVCAVFYGLGSDGTVSANKNTIKILGEPMAPADGEEKVLDAAEEKYAQGYFVYDSKKAGAVTVSHLRFSQRPIRSPYLIGRNEAQFVGCHQPVFLERYDVLEKAAPGSVFLLNSPYSPEKVWDSLPRSLQQTIIDKDIALWAVDAYGVAAQSGMGRRINTIMQTCFFAISGVLPQEQAIIRIKKAVEKTYGKRARHLVESNFAAIDQTVAALHKIEHPKEVTSRWERAPTISAEAPEFVQRVIGPISGGHGDDLPVSCLPVDGTWPVDTARWEKRNLALEIPIWEEKLCIHCGKCPLVCPHAAIRSKVARVEDLADAPEGFKHVPIKGKEFEAGLHVIYQVAPEDCTGCGLCVEVCPVRDKSNAQHKALNMEPQPPLREREKKYWDYFLRLPEYDRRKVKETTIKGAMLLQPLFEFSGACVGCGETPYVKLATQLFGDRMVIGNATGCSSIYGGNLPTTPYTVNPDGRGPAWNNSLFEDNAEFTLGIRVAIDKQVEQAQALLRTLREQIGGILVDALLNADQSNEAGIYEQRTRVEALKTALATVNIPTARHLVNIADILVRKSVWAFGGDGWAYDIGFGGVDHVLAVGRDVNMLVLDTEVYSNTGGQTSKATPLGAVAKFAASGKQTAKKDLALIAIAYGHVYVAQVAFGAKDQQTLRAFLEAESYPGPSLILAYSPCIAHGVDLARNLTQQELAVDSGHWPLFRYDPRRAAKGENPLSLDSKKPSLAYKDFITTEARFNMLFRSHPEEAERFLVQAQAEVQARFRRYEQLAGL
- a CDS encoding hypothetical protein (Evidence 5 : Unknown function); the encoded protein is MPPYRDLADLPNRLDTLHRQPRQMVGFSWQGEVGGRNNYQGPA